From the Bombus pascuorum chromosome 7, iyBomPasc1.1, whole genome shotgun sequence genome, one window contains:
- the LOC132909061 gene encoding ras GTPase-activating protein-binding protein 2 gives MVMEASPSPQNVGREFVRQYYTLLNQAPAHLHRFYNQHSSFVHGGLDSNRESTPAIGQKQIHQKIQQLNFRDCHAKISQVDSQLTLENGVVVQVSGELSNAGQPMRRFTQTFVLAIQAPKTYYVHNDIFRYQDLIFPDEEETDVGGVEGGVGEPGEREGEEGVRSEPEEDEHQNRGQQLSTPATSTEPQVQPPLIPAQQPVLQQQQQIYYAPPPQQTHVHPVMQQVLNGSVHEEAPLINQQPPPPQQQQQQQQQQQPPPPPAQQHQYITEPTSQTQFVQETELEPAAEQQQQQTENEPQAQSNESREQPEAETFTASVQESEPEHQVANTSVTSSGPKTYANLVKSFPSTTGATSPQAPKLSMSPPPMTNLRLDDRSPLHPTSSGPALSITTSVSTPQQQTHRVSNQQPQQQQHQQQRAPRGGAVQRDGDRRGTRQSQYSDAHQLFLGNLPHNASEDDLRQVFESYGRVVELRIHSKSNDRCKGPQGNNTGKVPNYGFITFEDQQVVSKVLQNLPIYYPAENGQKLNVEEKKVKPRTMEGSGGRLNSNDGNMRAMGGQQQQQQQQRGPGGPGGMMRGGQHGTRGGRGGFSRGGDGGRGGGGMRQSGNPNNLSYQNRR, from the exons ATGGTCATGGAGGCATCCCCTTCTCCGCAGAATGTCGGTCGTGAATTTGTCCGACaatattatactttacttAATCAAGCTCCTGCACATCTTCATAG ATTCTATAATCAACATTCATCCTTTGTGCATGGAGGATTAGATTCCAATCGAGAATCGACTCCTGCAATTGGTCAAAAGCAAATACATCAGAAAATTCAACAACTAAATTTCCGAGACTGCCATGCCAAAATAAGCCAAGTTGATTCACAGCTCACTCTTGAAAATGGTGTTGTCGTGCAA GTATCAGGAGAACTATCTAATGCTGGACAACCAATGCGTCGTTTTACACAAACATTTGTGTTAGCCATACAAGCACCAAAaacatattatgtacataatgatatatttcgttACCAAGATTTGATCTTTCCTgatgaagaagaaacagaTGTGGGTGGTGTGGAAGGAGGTGTAGGTGAGCCTGGAGAGAGGGAAGGGGAGGAGGGAGTGCGTTCTGAACCAGAGGAAGATGAACATCAAAATCGTGGACAGCAGCTTTCAACACCAGCTACATCTACTGAACCTCAAGTTCAACCTCCGCTTATTCCCGCACAACAACCTGTGCttcaacaacagcaacaaatATACTATGCACCACCACCGCAACAGACTCAT GTACATCCTGTAATGCAACAGGTGTTAAATGGTTCGGTTCATGAAGAAGCACCATTAATTAATCAACAACCACCACCAccacagcaacaacaacaacaacagcagcaacaacaaccaCCTCCACCACCTGCACAACAGCACCAATATATAACTGAACCTACGTCACAAACACAATTTGTACAAGAAACGGAACTGGAGCCTGCAGCcgaacaacaacaacaacaaacaGAAAATGAGCCGCAAGCTCAATCAAATGAGAGCCGTGAACAACCTGAGGCTGAAACGTTTACCGCTTCTGTACAAGAATCCGAACCAGAACATCAAGTGGCAAATACAAGTGTGACTAGTAGCGGGCCGAAAACATACGCTAATCTTGTGAAATCATTCCCGAGTACTACTGGTGCTACTAGTCCTCAAGCTCCCAAATTGTCTATGTCACca CCCCCAATGACGAACTTGCGTTTAGACGATAGATCGCCACTACATCCAACTAGTAGTGGACCTGCACTGTCTATAACAACTAGCGTTTCTACGCCTCAACAACAAACTCATAGAGTTAGTAACCAACAGCCacagcagcaacaacatcAGCAACAGCGAGCTCCGAGAGGAGGAGCAGTACAACGAG ATGGTGATCGTCGTGGTACAAGACAAAGTCAATATAGTGATGCCCACCAACTATTCCTTGGGAATTTACCGCACAATGCATCAGAAGATGATTTACGTCAAGTATTTGAATCTTATGGTAGGGTAGTAGAGTTGCGTATACACAGTAAATCAAATGATAGATGCAAGGGGCCGCAGGGAAATAACACGGGAAAAGTGCCTAATTATGGATTCATCACTTTCGAAGATCAACAAGTCGTTAGCAAAGTGTTACAGAATTTG CCGATTTATTATCCTGCTGAAAATGGACAAAAGCTAAAtgtggaagaaaagaaggttAAGCCGAGAACGATGGAAGGTAGCGGTGGTCGATTGAATTCTAACGATGGCAATATGAGAGCAATGGGAggacaacaacaacaacagcaacagcaacgaGGCCCAG GTGGGCCTGGAGGTATGATGAGAGGTGGCCAACATGGTACGAGAGGTGGACGTGGAGGATTTTCACGAGGTGGTGATGGTGGAAGGGGAGGTGGTGGTATGCGGCAGTCTGGTAATCCCAACAATTTAAGTTATCAAAATCGCCGCTAA